Below is a genomic region from Maledivibacter sp..
GAGTGAAGAACTTCCTCATGAAATACCAAAAGTTCTTCCTGAAAAAATACAAATTATTATTGATTATGGTTATAGGGAGATTTTAGTAGGAAAAACAGTTGTCTTAAAGCTACCACGAGTTGTAGCTGCATATAATTTAAGTTTCACTTTAGCTACTTCATAATTAGGTGTAAATGGGAAATATAAGTATCCTTCTACATAATCATAGCCATAAAGTTTTATAGGTAAAGTTATCTTGTGTTTTTTTATAGGAAAATTCGAATAAATATTAGGATTGTCTTTATGAAGAAATTGCAATATGTTTTTCAGAACGATTACTAATCGTTACAAACATAAAAGAATGATAAGTTGTTTTAAAATGTGAATTAGAGGGTGCAGGAAAATAATAGCTAGCATCATCAACAGGCTGGATAATTTTTAAGTTAGGCCTTTCTAATAAAAATCTATAAAAATGAAGAATAAGTCCAGATATACCAGTTATACATCCAATTATTGATAATATAATACTTAAATCTATGCCATTCATGTAAATCACCCTTTACTAAGTACATTTTACCATAATTTACTATATGGTTTATATAAGTTTTTAACTAAGATATATGCAAAAAAGTAAAAAAGAAATTGTCTATATAACAATCTTTTATTCAGAGTTAAATGCAAGTGGGTCTTCACCATATTTATTTGGTCCATGAGTCCCTTTAATAAATATTAAAAGTATAATAAAAAAAGTACTGATCAATGGTAGGTGTGAACAGAGGAATTAGCGGAGATTAAGAAGGACAAGGGGACAGGTAGAATGTCCTTTTACATGCAAGTACTGCAATCGAGCGATATGCAACTCAAGGACAGAAAACCTGTCCCTGAGTCCTTTTTATTATATTCAAAAGGTATGTAATCAATATGTAAATCAGGTTCTATATTTGCAAAAATTAGCTGCTGATATTCAGCACTATCTTTAAATTCTTCTCTTGGGATTCCGATTATTTCTTTTTGCCCATTAGGCTTTTCTTTTATCCCTATAATAATATATTTTGTCTGCTTTGAATTTGAATTAGCTAAAGCCATGATATCTATTAATAAATTTTCTTTATTCTTATATTGTATAGACTTAAAATCTACAAAATCATTTTCATAATTAAAGGACGAGGGGACAGGTTGAATGTCCTTTTGCGTGCAAGTACTGCAATCGAGCGAGATGTAATTCAAGGACGGAAAACCTGTCCCTGCGTCCTTTCTCCCTGCGTCCTTTCTTTTGGAAGGTATAATCTGTCTGCAATGAGGTATACATTGCAAGTTATAGAAAGAAGAATTGTAAAGTGGGTAATAAGCAAATATAAATATCTCCGAGGTAGACGAAAGGGAGCTGAAAAATGGCTTGCTCAGGTAAGTAAGACGCAGAGAACCAAAATTATTTGTTCATTGGACTTTTATAGGTATTTAGTAGGTTGAATGATAGGAGTCGTATTAAGGGAGACTTTCACGTACAGTTCTGAAAACAAAGAAAATAGGACAAATTATCATGTTTTCTAGCCACTCGACGCTGCGAATATAGTCAAAAAATGTCGGAAAAAATTACTACAAATATAAAAATATATATATTATAATAGAATATGTATAAAATGACATAATTAAAGGAGGACAAAAGATGAAGATTAAAAAGTTAGGTGTTTATTTTATTATTTTTTTAGTAATTTGGTGTTCTGGATCTTTAGTGTATGCTGAGAAGAGTAAGCAAACTGTATCTATCAATAATTCCGTATTAGAATTTGACAAGATTATTTATGTAGATGTTAGTAATGGCAATGATGACATAAATAATGGTAGCAAGGCAAAACCCTTTAAAACTGTAGAAAAAGCCTTTACTACTATTATTGATAAATCATTAGATTATGCCATAGTTATGGGAGAAGGAGAATATAACTTTGGGACTTTTACTCAATTCACTACTAGTAAGATCAATAAAATAGCTTATATTGGTACAGGACAAAATACAATTTTAAAATTAAAAGGTTGGGATTATTCTAATACTAGAGCAAAAAGTAATCCCTGTAAATCAGAACATCTATTTTATAATTTAGTATGGGATGGAAATGGAATAAATAAAAATAATACATTTGGAACATTATCCAATTGGGAATTTAACAATATAGTTTTTAAAAATTGTCCAAGTGGTTATGGATATTTCGTTCCTAATAATAATTCAGAACTTACTATGAATAATTGTATTAAATTGGATGATGAGGGATCATTCTTAAGAACAACGCACGGTACAATGAAACTTACTAATTGTTATGGAAATTTCACATCAGGATATAGTACAAATCAAAGTAATTGGGATTATAAAACAAATATAATCACACCTAAGCCCAATATAGGGCCCAATTATAATATTTTGGACCCTGATTGGGAGAATACAGGGACAGGTACTAATCCAGATGGGACAGTTGCAAACATAGGAGTTTTTGGTGGGGAATTCGCTTGGGGTGATTGGGAAGAATCCCAAACTTTGAGTCTAGATATAGAAGCATCAAACTATGAAATGCTTGGTGGAACCCAATTTGAAACTTATGTTGTTATAAATAATTCAAATAATATTTATGCAGAAGATATTAATATTACATACGATACTGATTTATTTGAACTTTTTAGTACTGTTCCAGTAAATGATAATGATTTAAAAATATATCATCAAAAAACTGCAACATTGGGTGAAGCTAGATATGTGGTAGCAAGCAAGGGAGCAGATTGTGGGTTAGATGGAGATGCGCAAATACTAAAATTGACATTTAAAGCTAAAAATGTTAATGGTTCAGGAGATATAGCCATATCATCAGGTATTGTAGCAGATGGGAAAGGTATTGAAGTTGCTCCATCATGTGCGGGCAAAACATTTACAATTACTAGACAAAACTTAGGTGATGTTAATAAAGATGGGGAATTTACTTTAGGTGATTTGGCAATAGCTGGAAGATTATTTGCATCAAAATCTGACACTTGGGGAGAATATGAACCAGACGTAGATGCAAATGGGAATGTTGAAGATATTGATTTAACAACTATAGTACAATCAATATTAGCGAATGAAAATAATTAATAGATATTCAAAAGGATAGGATTATTATCTATCCTTTTTATTTTTTTCGTGCGTCACAGGGGAAAAAGGGTCAGGCTAAACTATAAACTCTATGATATAATGAAATAGGGTGATAAAATGCCAAGAAAGCCAAGGATACATTATGAAGGAGCATTATATCATGTTATTGTAAGGGGTAATAATAAAAGTTATATATTTGATAACGAAAATGATAAATTGGAATACCTAAAAAGAGTAAAAAAATATAAAGAAAAATATAAAAGTAAAATATATGCCTATGTAATTATGGATAATCATGTTCATTTATTAATGGAGGTATCAAAAACACCATTATCAAAGATAATGCAACTTATCCAACAGACGTATACACAATATTATAATAAGAAATACAATAGAACTGGACATGTCTTTGAGCAAAGATACAAGGCAATACTTTGTAATAAAGATGAATACTTATTGGCACTAATTAGATATATTCACAAGAACCCTGTAAAATCTAATAGTTCTGATATCAATTACAAATGGAGTAGTCATCAAGAATATCTAGGAAATAATCTTGGAATTTGTGATGTAGATTTTCTATTGTCTATGTTTTCAAGTCACAGGGAACTGGCTGAGAAGAAATATTTAGAATATGTTATGGACAAGGATATTGAAATAGATGAAATTATGAACTATGAACTAATACTGGAAGAAGATATAAAAATAGATAATACAGACAAGGTGAAAATTGAAAAGAAAAATATAGATGATATTATTACAGAGATTGAAAGAGACTATAAGATAAATATTGAAGATATAAAAGGAAGAGCTAGGAGTAGATATATTAGTAAAATAAAGCAATATTTTGTTCGCGAAATATTGAAGTATAGATTAATGAGTCAAAAAGAATTAGCAGAATATCTTGAAATCACAGAAATGGCAGTTTCAAAAATTGCTAATAAAGTTTAAAGTTTAGCCTGACCCTATTGTACCCTTTTGCTTAGAAAGCATTTTAAAGTATAAACAAATAAACAAAGTACTATAGGTATTTGTAAATGCATCCAAAGAAAACACTGGTTTGTATGTCGTGGGAAACTAGTACCCTGTTCAACTAGAATCCTATATTCTTCAACACTTGGATTGATAAATGGTAGTACAATCCCGGAGTGAAATAGTAACCAAAATAAAAGAAGATCAATTATTATAATAATAAATACTATCCTGTGCTTATTAAATCTATTAAGCATACATTATCACCTACATATTCGAATTTGACTGGCTGATATAATTATATAGTAATATCCAAAAAAAATAAAGAATTGACTAATATTATATATAGATTTCCAAAAGTTAAACTTAATTTATACATATCAAAATATCCGATGGTTCTAGGGAGTTTTGATGTGTATAAATTAACTGTTTAACTGGAATATCTATAATCATTAAAATAAGATTAATTAAAATATTTTACTTAAAATAGTATGTATAATTAAATATTCAACACTAACTATTAAAGCATTGCTCAAAAAATAAAAAAATACTTTGGTTTCATGCCATTGGCATTTCCAATATTCTCCTCTAAATAATGAAATAAAATCACATTCATTTCTAATATTCCTTTCCATATTTATATGATAAAGAGAATTATTACAAGATAACATTACCTACATATATATATAATTTCATATATAGACTAAGGGGGTACTTATTCTTATTTATCTGTCACTACCAATGGATCTTCACCATATTTATTTGGTCCATAGGTGCCTTTGATAAATACTAGAAGTATAATTAAAAAAGTACTTATGAAAGGGATTAGCAGTAAAAATATAAAGCCACCAGATATTTCAAGGTCGTGTAATCTTTTAATAATAATGCATATACCTGCAATAGCAAAAATAATACAGGTAGCATATAAAAAGATGCTTTTTAAATATCCAATATCGGTTTCGATGTTATTAAAGAAAATACCTAATAAAAAAATAACACGTAAAAAATGTGCGCGGTTCACACGCCCCTCAAATGAGAAGTAACTCTTGAAATCCAATATAACACCACCTTTTATTAAATATCTACTAAGTATTATAACATATTTAACAAATCGTAGAATTGAAAAACTAAGGGACATAGATCATGAAATATGATCTAAAAATTATACCTGAATATTTTGAGTATGGATAAAAAACAACAAGAATCTATATTGGTAATAAGATTAGCACATATCAAGTCGTAATATATGGAGTTTTGAATAAAATAATTTTAAATTATGATATAATGTAGATAGTTTTGGGGCAAAACTAAATGTTTATGATACAATAGATTTTTATTTAGCACAAAACCCATAGATATACTAATATTAGGAGGATTAAGTTGAAAATGAGGAAGATATTTATGAAAACATTAGGGATTGTTATAGTTATCTTAGTTACTTTTATATCCACATATACCGGGGTTATGGCTGATGAAATTCCCTTAGGGAGTGAGATTGGTATATTTGCCCTAAGCGATGACATCATATACATTAATGGACAGAGGCTTCAAGGATATACTGTAGAAAATGAAGTAGCTATCTGTATTGAGGACTTAATACATTGTGGATTTGATGGCAACTGGGATTCATTGCTTAGGGAAAGCACCTTTGAATATACAGGGATTAAAAAAGGTGATAATCCAAATAAAATAATTAAGGGGAAAATACAGGGGAACAGCATAGTGTCAACAGATGTAAAACTTTATTTAGATGGGGACAGAATAAAAGCATATTCCACAGGGGAATATTCTTTAATAAAAATTACGGATTTGATTGATTTTGCCAAAATTGAAGAGGGAGAGGCTATTAATATAACAATAGATAAAGAAACCCTTAATGATCTAGAGATAGTAAAATTTAAGGATAAACAATTACAGCAAATAATAAGACAAAAACTAAACCAGCCATATGGAAGATTATTCAAAAGGTCTCTTATGGGAATGGAAACTATTTCAGAAGCTGAAATAGGACAAATAGAAAGCCTAGAAGGAATTGAACATCTAACAAACCTTAAGGAGTTACAACTAAGATCAGCTATTAGACCAAAAGATATAGAGTTATTAGAAAAGTTGCCAAATCTGAAAAGACTCAAACTAGGTAGAGAATCGGGATATGGTCTTGAGTTTTTAAAAGAATTAAAATTCCTTGAAGATTTACAAATTGAGATCGTATGGTCAGTGAAGACAATAGGAGAACTAACTAATCTAAAAAAATTATCCCTTAAAACAGAAGCCAATGACCTTAGTTCACTGTCAAACTTAAAGAATCTAAGGGAATTAGCACTTGATTCATATAGTAGTGAAAGTCAAGATATAGATAAAAAAAGGCCGGATATAGGTAAACTCTTATTGGAATTAGACAATCTTCAAAAATTAAAGCTATATGTTACTCCTCTAGACCTAGTAAGTAATAAATATTTAGGAGTTAAAAAATTAGATTTTTTAGATGATTTTGAATTGCTTTTAAATGTTAGAGATAATTATAGTTATCTAAGTGAGGATGTTAAAAATTTAAGCAGTTTAAAGGAGTTTACCAAGGTAACTAAATTAAGCATATATGAGAAAAAGGAAGGTGCAAATAAAGTAGCGGTAAAAAGTATGATGGGCGTAGGATATTTAAAAAACCTTAAAGAGTTAAATATAGATACAAGGAATTTAAATATTATGCATACTATTTTACCTTTAAATGAATTAAAACATTTAGAAAAAATTTATTTAAATAATCAGAATGTAGACAACTTGGAGTATTTTAAAGATATGTCGGGGCTAAAGGAAATATATATATTAAACAATAGAAAAGAGATAAGTGACTTTAAAATTTTGGGGAATTTTGAAGCTCTTAAAACATTAAAAATCTCCTTTGCTGAAAGTATTGATGCAAATGAACCCCTAAATATTTCTTCTTTAGCAAATCTACATATGTTAGAAAATATTGAACTTACAGGATGTAAAGTTAATGATATCTCGTGGATTGAAGGGTTAAAAGGCTTAAAGACAATCAACTTGGCCAACAATAGCATAGTGGATATATCATCGGTGGCAAGTCTAAATAATATTGAAGAAATTAATTTAGAATATAATGGGATAGAAGATATTTATCCTATAATTGATAATAAAAAATTAAAAAGATTAAATGTATCCTATAATGATGGTGTGATAATTCCAATTGGCTTTTATCTACCTGACCTTGAAGTGCTAGAGTGGGAAGGAAATGATATAAAGAGTGTTGCTTTTAATCAAAAAATGTTTAAACTTAAAAAATTGAATCTGTCACGTAATAGTTTGGAGACCATTAAGGGGATTGAAAACATATTTAATGTAGAGGCATTGGACTTGGATGGAAATAGTATATCCGACATAGATTTTCTATCGGATATGGTTAACCTAAAGGTACTTTCCCTAAATCATAATAGAATTGAAGACATTCATCCCTTAACAAACCTATGTTATTTAGAGTCCCTTGGTATAGGGGAAAATAGAATAAATAATATGAATCCAATTCTTAGCCTTACTAATTTGAAAAATCTAAGCTTAAATGAAATAATGGTAAAAGATATTTTAGGGGAGATGAACAAATCAAAGAATTCTAGTTTCTTTGAAGACGTAAAAACAACTATGAAAGACTTTGATGCTACAACAGATGTTGTTACAATAGAACTTGAGTTTTATAACTTTTTACAAAATTGTGGTTTTGAGTTACTTGATGAAACAGGAGAGAAGACAGCTTTCCTAATTGCACCTGTTTTAGGCTTGCCTAGGGGTGAATGGAGAAGTGCTTTAGGCTATAAAACACCTGGAGATGATGGACTTAGTCTGCAATTATTTACTGAATACAGTCCTGAAAAAATGCCTATTAAAATTACGATTATAGCTGATGTTGATAAACAACAAGCTGATATTTATGTGGATGGAGAACTTAGACTAGAAAAAATGAGGTTTGATGAATCGGTTGAAAACATTGGTAGATGTATATTGTATGGAAATGTTAGATTAAAAGGCATAAATAAAGGTTCCAATGAGTGATAAAAGGGAACAGGGGTTTGTCTGGAAAATGCAATATTCCAAGACGGTAACGGAAAAGGAATGGGGAAATTACTGATGAAGAGAAAATACTCAATCCTATTAATAGGTATCATGATATTTTTATGTGGATGTAGTAATGTAGTATGTACTAGCAATAAAATATTAGCTAATAAAGAAAGTATAAAATCAGGTTATTCTAATGATAAAGAGAGGGATAACAGTGTCTTAGAAAACAATAATATGGAACATAAGAAGAACTCCGGGTTATTATTGGGACTGAAAAAATCAACAGAAAATGATCATGAAGTAACTGAATACGAAACAATATGGATAGCTCAAGATAATGAAAATATTATGGTCAGACGTGGTAAAGGTTTCTTAAGCGTGCCATATGGAAAAGCTTTTTATAAAATACAAAATTCAATATATGATAACAAAAAATTCACTCCAGAAGCCGATGATACATCGGACGAAGCACCAATTTATAATTATGAGTACAAATTCCATTTTATTGATACCATAGCATACCCCTTTGGGGATAAACCAAATGAGGTATGCTATGATGATATCTCTTGGGGATATGGTGAATGGCCCATTAGAACAACTAAGGATGAAGTTCTATTTGTGGGGAATAAGTATATATTAATTAACGAGGACTATTACGAAACTGGGGGAGGTACGTACAGGTTTAGCTCGTACTCAAACTCATTATATGAATTAAAGTATTTAAATAAAGAGTACAAGAAGAATATTGCAGACTTAAATGATTTTTTTGATATGGATGAGGAAAAATTAAAGGGCTATAAAAGTAATTATAAAAATAGTTATGACAGTGATTTAAATGATGATAATGAATTTAGAAGGCTTATTAAGTACAAACAAGAAGTAGCTAGTGAAAAACCCTTAGTCACTAGAAAAAATGGTCATTGGATTGCGGCATTACCACTGGAAGAAATATATAACCATGAGGGCAATGGAAGTACAAATATTACTGCAATAGATTCCTTGGAAATCACAGATGAGGTTTCTAATAAATTACTATGTTATGATGATTTAATCATACCCTTTGAAAGTATAAAAGAACAAATTCCTGAGGCTAGAGATGCAGTTTCATCGCCTAATGGAAGTATGTTAGTGGTATTGGTTGAAGATAGAATTGATATCTACTTATATAAAGGTGAAACTGATGAATTAAAAGAGCCAAATTATTCTATATGTATAGGGGATGAACAAAGTGTTGTTTCCAATCAATGGGCAACTAACAAATATGTTAAAACATGGGATGATACTTTGAAGGAATATCTCACTATAGATAAAATAAAGTAGCTAGATATATGTTTCAACAGGGAATAGAGAGTTTAGCTTATTAAGAAAAACTAATGAATAAATCAAGACCTAAATAGGAGCAAGACAAAGGTTATTCACCGGTATACTGCTGGTTAGAGATAGTTAAAAAATTTAGCCTTTAAAAAAGGAAATTGCCTATAAGACAATTTCCTCGAGTATATACAAAATATATTTTATTCAAATAAATTGTTAAAAGATGCAGTTGTCTTTTCTGGATCAGCTGCATTTAAAATTGAAGATGAGACGGCAATACCATCCACTTTATAATTAACAAGCTCTACAGCATTACGGGTATTGATTCCTCCTATTGCATATATAGGAATAGAAATCATCTTTCTCACATCTAAAAATTCTTCCTTTGATATATACTCGGCATCTTTTTTGGTGCTTGTGGGAAATACAGCTCCCACACCTAGATAATCTGCACCCTCTTCTTGTGCTTTCAAAGCAGTCTCAGTGGTTTTAGCAGAGATACCAATGATTTTCTTATTACCTAAAATTTTTCTAGCAACCACTAAGGGTAAATCCCTTTGGCCTAAATGCACCCCATCGGCATCCACCGCTTGGGCTATATCAAGTCTATCATTTATTATTAATAGGGCTTGATGTTTATTGCATAGCTCCTTAAGTTTCAATGCATGGTTATAGAATTCTAAAGATGATGACTGCTTTTCTCTCAATTGGATTATACTTGCTCCGCCTTGAATCGATTGTTCAACTTTCCTATACAGGGTGCTAAAATCAAAATTGGAATCATCTGTTATAAGGTAAACCGGGCGATTTTTTAAACTAAGCATGATTGATTTTCATCTCCTTTATAATGGTGGCGGTATCCATATTATATATTGCATCCATTAGATATGTCTTAAAGCTTCCACTGCCGTCTAGCTTTGTCATACGTTTTGCTGCAAGTTCACCGGCAATAGACATAGTTGAAATCCCCGCTATTGCCGAGGATATTGAGTCATTATTGGCACCTAAATAGCATCCAATTAAGGATGTAGTCATACAACCTGTGCCGGTTATGGTAGTTAGAAGCATATGTCCATTATTTAAGACATAGGTATCCTTGCCATTTGATATTACGTCATGCTTTCCAGTAATGGCTATAGTGCAATCTAGCTTTTTAGCAAGGGTCTTTGCGATGTTTGCAGAGTTCTCGTCCAAATCTAGGGAATCTACCCCTCTACTTTTTGACTTTAATCCAGCAATGCATTTTATTTCTGATAAATTACCCTTTATTACTTGGAATTTTAATTCATCCAAAAACTCCATAATCATATTGTAGCGAAAAGGAGTAGCACCAATACCGACAGGGTCTAGCACTACAGGTATGTTATTCTCGTTTGCAGCCTTCCCAGCTATTAGCATTGATTTCATATTTTCTGGAGAACATGTTCCTATATTTAATACCAATGCATTGCTGATTTTTACCATGTCAGCTACTTCAATGGGGGCACTTGCCATTACAGGGGAAGCCCCTAAAGCTAATACTACATCGGCACATCTGCTAACCGTTACATAATTAGTGATGTGATGAATCAATGGACAAATTTCTTTTACATTATCTAAGCTACATGAGACTTTCTTGTTAATTTCCATGATTTACATACTCCCTTTGTTATAATAAATAGAAAACTGGTTATACACATAACAGGAACAGTTGCTCCCAATATAAAGTCTATTTTAATAAACTGGTAATATAGGAAAACGCCGATACCCCATACAATAAATGAACCCCAGTTTACCAAAAGCTCATCATTTAATTTTTTATTCTTATATACTAAATAATCAGTAATAAAAACTGCAAATAAAGGAGCAAATACTGAACCTATGGCATAAAGGAAGTTTTCATATTGTTCTATTGGGATGACAACTGCTAAAACCATGCCGATTATAGCCATTGAAAGGGCAACCTTTTTTTCGTCAAGCTTTGGAAATATATTCAATAAAGTTACCCCTGCAGAGTAGGCATCCATAAATGTTGTAGTTATGGTGGATAAAACGATTATACCTAAAGCAAAGATGCCAAGATTAGCTGCAAGCATCATAGCCCCTGGATCTGGGTTCCCAGAAACTATTGCTCCTGCAAGACCTATTGTATACATCCAACAGCTTCCTATAAAATACCCAGTAAAACTACCAAATAGACCCGATGTAGTTTTTTTAGAAAAACGTGTGTAGTCAGCGATAAGGGGTAACCAAGAAAGAGGCATTACAACACTTAACTCTATCGCTCCTCCTATAGATAATGAATCCATAGTACCGGCCTTAAAGAGGTTTGGACTTTTAAATATAACTGTACTAAGAACGATGGTTAATAGGAATAATAGGGATACGGCAATAACATTGAGTTTTTTGAATCCAGTAATTCCGAAAAAAATCCATAGACAGATAAATCCGCCAATGACTATTGACCAGAATGACAAATGATCAAAGGACCAGATGATCTTAGTGATTTCATTAACACTTCTAGCACCGGATATAATCATAACTGCAGTCCAACCAATCAATTGAAGGACATTTAAAATAGAAAATAGGTAAGAACCGTATAACCCGAAGGAAATCCTGGTGGATAATATAGATGGGAGCTTGCTTTCGGCCCCGATATATCCTCCAAGAACTAATATACCTGTTCCAATAATATGACCTATAATGATACAAATAAACGCAGTTTTAAAACCCATAGGGGCTAGTATTCCACCGGTTAGAATTTCAGCTATGGAAATAGATGCCCCGAACCAAAGCATTAAAAGAT
It encodes:
- a CDS encoding cohesin domain-containing protein, with protein sequence MKIKKLGVYFIIFLVIWCSGSLVYAEKSKQTVSINNSVLEFDKIIYVDVSNGNDDINNGSKAKPFKTVEKAFTTIIDKSLDYAIVMGEGEYNFGTFTQFTTSKINKIAYIGTGQNTILKLKGWDYSNTRAKSNPCKSEHLFYNLVWDGNGINKNNTFGTLSNWEFNNIVFKNCPSGYGYFVPNNNSELTMNNCIKLDDEGSFLRTTHGTMKLTNCYGNFTSGYSTNQSNWDYKTNIITPKPNIGPNYNILDPDWENTGTGTNPDGTVANIGVFGGEFAWGDWEESQTLSLDIEASNYEMLGGTQFETYVVINNSNNIYAEDINITYDTDLFELFSTVPVNDNDLKIYHQKTATLGEARYVVASKGADCGLDGDAQILKLTFKAKNVNGSGDIAISSGIVADGKGIEVAPSCAGKTFTITRQNLGDVNKDGEFTLGDLAIAGRLFASKSDTWGEYEPDVDANGNVEDIDLTTIVQSILANENN
- a CDS encoding transposase: MPRKPRIHYEGALYHVIVRGNNKSYIFDNENDKLEYLKRVKKYKEKYKSKIYAYVIMDNHVHLLMEVSKTPLSKIMQLIQQTYTQYYNKKYNRTGHVFEQRYKAILCNKDEYLLALIRYIHKNPVKSNSSDINYKWSSHQEYLGNNLGICDVDFLLSMFSSHRELAEKKYLEYVMDKDIEIDEIMNYELILEEDIKIDNTDKVKIEKKNIDDIITEIERDYKINIEDIKGRARSRYISKIKQYFVREILKYRLMSQKELAEYLEITEMAVSKIANKV
- a CDS encoding DUF805 domain-containing protein translates to MDFKSYFSFEGRVNRAHFLRVIFLLGIFFNNIETDIGYLKSIFLYATCIIFAIAGICIIIKRLHDLEISGGFIFLLLIPFISTFLIILLVFIKGTYGPNKYGEDPLVVTDK
- a CDS encoding leucine-rich repeat domain-containing protein; its protein translation is MRKIFMKTLGIVIVILVTFISTYTGVMADEIPLGSEIGIFALSDDIIYINGQRLQGYTVENEVAICIEDLIHCGFDGNWDSLLRESTFEYTGIKKGDNPNKIIKGKIQGNSIVSTDVKLYLDGDRIKAYSTGEYSLIKITDLIDFAKIEEGEAINITIDKETLNDLEIVKFKDKQLQQIIRQKLNQPYGRLFKRSLMGMETISEAEIGQIESLEGIEHLTNLKELQLRSAIRPKDIELLEKLPNLKRLKLGRESGYGLEFLKELKFLEDLQIEIVWSVKTIGELTNLKKLSLKTEANDLSSLSNLKNLRELALDSYSSESQDIDKKRPDIGKLLLELDNLQKLKLYVTPLDLVSNKYLGVKKLDFLDDFELLLNVRDNYSYLSEDVKNLSSLKEFTKVTKLSIYEKKEGANKVAVKSMMGVGYLKNLKELNIDTRNLNIMHTILPLNELKHLEKIYLNNQNVDNLEYFKDMSGLKEIYILNNRKEISDFKILGNFEALKTLKISFAESIDANEPLNISSLANLHMLENIELTGCKVNDISWIEGLKGLKTINLANNSIVDISSVASLNNIEEINLEYNGIEDIYPIIDNKKLKRLNVSYNDGVIIPIGFYLPDLEVLEWEGNDIKSVAFNQKMFKLKKLNLSRNSLETIKGIENIFNVEALDLDGNSISDIDFLSDMVNLKVLSLNHNRIEDIHPLTNLCYLESLGIGENRINNMNPILSLTNLKNLSLNEIMVKDILGEMNKSKNSSFFEDVKTTMKDFDATTDVVTIELEFYNFLQNCGFELLDETGEKTAFLIAPVLGLPRGEWRSALGYKTPGDDGLSLQLFTEYSPEKMPIKITIIADVDKQQADIYVDGELRLEKMRFDESVENIGRCILYGNVRLKGINKGSNE
- the thiE gene encoding thiamine phosphate synthase: MLSLKNRPVYLITDDSNFDFSTLYRKVEQSIQGGASIIQLREKQSSSLEFYNHALKLKELCNKHQALLIINDRLDIAQAVDADGVHLGQRDLPLVVARKILGNKKIIGISAKTTETALKAQEEGADYLGVGAVFPTSTKKDAEYISKEEFLDVRKMISIPIYAIGGINTRNAVELVNYKVDGIAVSSSILNAADPEKTTASFNNLFE
- the thiM gene encoding hydroxyethylthiazole kinase, with amino-acid sequence MEINKKVSCSLDNVKEICPLIHHITNYVTVSRCADVVLALGASPVMASAPIEVADMVKISNALVLNIGTCSPENMKSMLIAGKAANENNIPVVLDPVGIGATPFRYNMIMEFLDELKFQVIKGNLSEIKCIAGLKSKSRGVDSLDLDENSANIAKTLAKKLDCTIAITGKHDVISNGKDTYVLNNGHMLLTTITGTGCMTTSLIGCYLGANNDSISSAIAGISTMSIAGELAAKRMTKLDGSGSFKTYLMDAIYNMDTATIIKEMKINHA
- the cytX gene encoding putative hydroxymethylpyrimidine transporter CytX, producing MNNSNTQLNSFHLLMLWFGASISIAEILTGGILAPMGFKTAFICIIIGHIIGTGILVLGGYIGAESKLPSILSTRISFGLYGSYLFSILNVLQLIGWTAVMIISGARSVNEITKIIWSFDHLSFWSIVIGGFICLWIFFGITGFKKLNVIAVSLLFLLTIVLSTVIFKSPNLFKAGTMDSLSIGGAIELSVVMPLSWLPLIADYTRFSKKTTSGLFGSFTGYFIGSCWMYTIGLAGAIVSGNPDPGAMMLAANLGIFALGIIVLSTITTTFMDAYSAGVTLLNIFPKLDEKKVALSMAIIGMVLAVVIPIEQYENFLYAIGSVFAPLFAVFITDYLVYKNKKLNDELLVNWGSFIVWGIGVFLYYQFIKIDFILGATVPVMCITSFLFIITKGVCKSWKLTRKSHVA